Part of the Natronogracilivirga saccharolytica genome is shown below.
GATCCAGTAATTGTTCAATCTCCGGTACCGGATCTGCCGTGCGGGCTATTCCGATTATGGTATTGAGCTCATCAACAGTGCCGTACGCATCAATACGGGAGTGGTTTTTTGACACCCGCTGTCCCCCGAACAGGGAAGTTTCCCCGTGATCGCCGCTTTTTGTGTAGATTTTCATGTGTTTAAAATTTTGGATTTATATGGTCAGATGAACCGAAGGTCACGTAGTGAAATGCCATGACCGTATTTAATCATACGCCTGTTTGTCCGGGCGCCAGCCCGGTCATGGACATTTCATGTGTTTTAATTTTCCTTTTTCGTTTGGGATGCTATGTAACAGGAAGATACCGGTCTTCTTTTCTTTCAAACTCAATTCCAAGGTAGGAGTGATGTTCGAGCATACTCTGCAGATCATCAGTATGTTCAAAAGGACAACGGACTGTAATAGTTACAGTTTCAAGATATAGTTCATCTTGTTTTTTCATATTAAACCTGTTCATCATTTCCCGGATCCGGTTTTCCTGGTCGTATGGATACTCAATTCTGAACCCGGAATATAGTCCAAGTGTCTTTTTTCCGGAGTGTTGCACAGAGCGTAGTGCTGATTCTCTGTACGACTGAATAAGCCCCGCTTTGCCGAGTTTCGTTCCTCCGAAATAGCGAACCACGATTATCAGCACGTTGATCAGCTCCTCTGATTTGATGACACCGAGAATAGGCACACCGGCTGTTCCTCCCGGTTCACCGTCATCCTGCGCAAATTCCTCAGGGTGAAACGGGTTTACACGCCATGCAAAACAGTGGTGGGTGGCATAAGGATGCTCCTCCCGGACAGCCTTTCTTTTTCCGGTGATTTCATGCATGTCTGAAACGGGAAAAGAAAACGAGAAAAAACGGGATCCTTTTTCTGTCAAAACTCCTTTTCCAGCCTGTGTTATCGTTTTAAGTGTGTCAACCGGCATGAAAAAAATGAATTCTGAAGTGAGAATTTCAATAATAAGGCCTTATCTTAGTGTAATTTAGCAGATCGTGTCTAAGGCCATGGAAAAAAAGTATCAGATACAAAAGATAACGGTTAATTCCGAAACAAGAGAATTGCAGGTTGGCTGGGCTGACGGGCACCACAGCCGGTATCCGATGGAAGGTCTGCGTCGTGCCTGCCCGTGTGTTTACTGTCAGGGGGGACATGAAAATATGGGAAAAAAAGTGGATCCCGAAATTTTCCTGCAGCCATCGGGCCAAAATCGAACAATATCAAAAATTTCTCAGGTCGGGAATTATGCCGTTCAGATTATCTGGAGTGACGGACATCAGAACGGCATCTACCGGTTTGATGCATTGCGTGATATGTGCCCTGTGGAAAATGGTGTTTTATAACCGCAAATGTCAGATAAAAAACAAAAAATACTTGATGTGGCGGAGAAGCTGATAGCCGCTCACGGATACCGGAGTACAACTACCAGAATGATTGCCGAGCACGCCGGGGTGAATGTGGCCATGCTTGCCTACTACTTCGGGTCCAAAGAGTTGTTGCTCCGTGAACTCCTTGACAGGCATACGGCAGCCGTTAAAGAATTGCTTGATGTAATCAGCAGTGAAAAGGCACCTGCTGCGGAAACGTTCCGAAAGTTTCTGTTTTCCTATGTGGATTACTCCTTTCAGAATCCGCGTCCGGTAATAATTGCCATTCGTGAAATAGGTCTTCTTAATCAAAGACCGGAGATCATGAGGAACCTGCAAAAGACCATGCTTGAAGTCCATGGCATGTTTATTGAAGTTCTCGGGACTGCAATGAAAACCGGTGAGCTCCGAAACATTGATATTGAATTATCCGTATTAACGTTCAGCTCTACGATTGAGAGCTATGTGGTCAATGCCTTCATGTTTGATGAAGCGTTTCCGTTTCTGGGTATAGAGCAACGGTCACCGGATATCATGAAAGAAAGACTCAAGTCACATTTATCAATGCTGCTGGAAAATCTTATGAAAGAATCTGAAAGCTGAAACGTTGCTTCCGGAACGGATGTTAATCAATCGTTTGATAAACCCGGTTGGTTCGTCTTATCATTTTACTCGCACACATGCTATGTTATTGAAATCAAAAAAAATAGGGATAAAAGTCTGTCGGTCGGTTTTACTTTTTTCTTTTCTGCTGCTTGCAACTTTTTCAAACGCCCATGCTGACGCACGTGGTGATACGTTGTCACTTACGCTGGATGAAGCGGTCCGCATTGCCCTGGAAAACAACTTCGGACTTCGTGATGTTATGCTGGACCGGGAGATGGCCGATCAGCAGGTCCGTGAAGCCTGGGGCAGCGTTTATCCTCAGATTAATGCCACCGGAAATTTCACACGTAACGTGGTAACGGCCAATCCTTTTGCCGGTAGCGGAGCTGAAGATCTCTTTGCAGACTTCGGGGCTATCGGGTGGCTTCGCTACAATGAAGAGGCCCGGCTGGCCGGGGAAGAGCAGCTGACGTTTGAAGAGTTTCTTGAAAGGCAGAGGCAAGGGTACGAACAGGCGGGTATCACTCCGCCAACGGAAGAGGATGATCCCTTCAGTGTTGACAATCAGTTCTCAATGTCTCTCGGAATAACACAGACACTGTTTAACGGTTCGGCATTTGCTGCTATAAGAGGCGCTGAGCAATTTAAAAAACTGAGTGAAGATGCCGTTCACAGGGAGCGGCAGGTTGTTATCGACGAGGTGCGTCAGGCTTACTTTTCTGCATTGCTGGCCTGGCAGCAGGTCGAAGTCCTGCAAAAAAGTGTTGAAAGGCTGCGCAAGACTGTAGAAGATACGGAGCGAACCGTCGAGCAGGGGCTGGCCTCCAAATCGGAAAGGCTGAGCGCCGAGGTTGAGCTGGTCAATCTTGAAACGGAAATGATTGAAGCGGAAAATCAGGCGGAACTTGCAAACAAAAGCATCAATCTCCTGCTTGACCTGAGGGCCGACAAACCCATCAGGCTTGACGGAGACCTGACCATGACGGCTATGCAGCCGATTGGTGACATTCCCCTGGAAGAAGCTGTACGAATTGCCAAGGAACATCGTCCGGATCTTGAACAGGCTGAAGGGTTTATTGAAGTGAACAAGATCAACGAGCGGATAAACAGGTCTTCATACAAGCCAGTTGTCAACGCTTTTGCCAATATCGATTATGTGGGAAGGGTGCCTGACAACCGGACTATTATTACGCCGGATCCTGATGATCCTGACAACCCGTTCCGGTTTGAAAGTGAAACCCGAAGTTTTTTTGACGACACCTACTGGAACCCCAATGTTGCAGTGGGTATCAACATCAGCTGGAGTATTTTTTCCGGATTTCAGAACCGTGCCAGGGTTGAGCAGAGCAGGATAGATACCAGACGAAGCCAGTTGCAGTACGAAAATCTGACCAGTGCTGTCGAAATTGAGGTAGAGCAGGCGCTGAGAAACCTGAGAACGGCCGAACGCAGAATCACAAGTCAGGAACGTAATACCGAACAGGCTCAGGTCAATTATGATTTTGCCAGGACCCGTCTGCGTGAAGGTGTGGGGACAAGCCTGGAAGAGCGTCAGGCATCCATGCTGCTTGATCAGAGTCAGCTCAGCTATCTTGCTGCCATTCATGACTATCTGATTGCAGTCAGCAACCTTGAGCTTGCACTTGGTACTTCAGTGGATCAATTGTGATCAGCAATGAAATTAAACTTCGTACTCCGGGATTTGCCAGTCCGGCTCTTTGAGTATCTCTTATCATAAATCGAAAAATTTAAACACATGAAATACCCATGGCGGCTTACCGTCACACAGGAGCATGATTATAGCCAACATGGGTACTACATGTGACTTCAGAATCATAAATTATAAACACATGAAATACCCATGGCGGCTTACCGTCACACAGGAGCATGATTATAGCCAACATGGGTACTACATGTGACTTCAGAATCATAAATTATAAACACATGAAAGCATTAAAATATGTGACACCGTTATTACTTTTTTCATTCGTCTTATCCGCCTGTGATCAGAACGGTGATGAAAATAATAATGAGCAACAGCGTGCACGTGAAGTTGTTGTAGAGGTTCTTGATGTGGACCCCAGAGCCTTTGAGGAGCGTGTCCGGGTTACCGGGACCGTTGAAGCGCTTGAGGATGCGACCATATCGGCGGAAGTGTCAGGAAGAGTCCATACCATTGCAGAAAGGGGAACGACAGTAGAACGGGGGTCGGAGCTTGTGAGCCTGGATGACCGTGTCGTCCGGTCTTCACTTGAAATGGCCCGTGCCAATTTTGAATTTGCCGAAGACGCACTTGCCAGGCAGGAACCGTTGCTGCGGGATTCTATCATCAGCACCCTGGAATTTAATCAGGCCAGGTCACAGCGTGACCAGGCGAAGTCACAACTTGAGCAGGCTGAAAAACAGCTGGGTGACTCGCGCATTCAGGCTCCGTTCCGGGGACGTGTGGAGGAACGCATGGTGAAGTCCGGAGAGCTTGTCAATCCCGGAATGCCGGTTCTGAGGCTTGTAAATACCGACAAAGTACGCATAAATGCCGGAGTGCCTGAACGATATATCAATGATATCGACGAAGGGGCTGCTGTTACAATCAGTCTCGGAACTTATGGCAGAGAAGAGTTGAAAAGCACAATTCGTTATGCCGGAAGTGTCATCGTACCCGAGACTCGTACATTTCCCGTTGAGGTAGTTATGGAGAACACCGGGAGGTTGCTGAAGCCCGAAATGACCGTCAACTTGTCGATTGTCAGAGACTTTTGGGATGATGCACTTGTTGTGCCGCGAACCGCTCTTGTCCGGGATGAAGACGGGCTCCGCCTGTTTGTCACAACAGAAGATGAAAATGGAAGAAAAAAGGCGGAAGCAAGAAGGGTCAGGACCGGTGCAGCGTCCGGTTCACTCATTGTTATTGAGGAGGGCATTGAACCGGGTGATCAGGTGATCGTAACCGGTCAGACAAATGTCAGTGACGGTGATCTGCTGCGTATCCAAAACACACGCACCTACGACCATTACAAGTAATACGGCACCTCCATCTTTGTATCCATTTACTGCAACAGTTTTTCCTGCATAATATGTCTGATTTTACATGAAAGTAATAGAACAAGCAATTAAGAACAGGACGCTCATTGTAGTCCTTGCCGGCGTGCTCATCGTTTCCGGGCTCTATTCCTATATTACCATACCGAAAGAGTCGGCTCCGTCCATCGATATTCCGTTGTTCATAATTACAACGATATATCCGGGCATCGGTCCTTCCGACATCGAATCACTGGTGACCCAGCCGCTGGAGCGGGAGCTTCAGGGTATAGAAGGGGTCAGTGAGATCCGTTCTACATCGTTTGAGGGGTTCAGCAGTATTGTCGTGGAGTTTGATCTGGATGTCGAGAACATAGAAGCCAGCCAGCGGGTACGGGAGCAGGTGGACCTGGCCCGGTCCGAGCTGCCTTCAGACGCCGAAGAACCTGTGATCACCGAGTTTAATATTGATGATTTTCCGATTATGACGGTAAATCTTGGTGCCGATTATTCGATGGCACAGCTCACCCAGATTGCTGAACGCCTGGAGGACGAACTTGAGACGATATCCGGGGTTCGCGAAGTGGATGTTATCGGCGGACTTGAACGGGAGGTGCAGGTAAATGTGGCACTTGCCGCTTTGAAAGGTCATAATATCTCATTTCAGCAGATCATAGGTGCCATTCAGGGACAGAATGTGACGATCCCGGGAGGCAATGTGGATGTGGACCGACTGTCGTACCTGCTCAGGGTCTCCGGAGAGTTTGAACATCCGGATGAAATTGAGGACCTGGTGGTTTTTGCACCGCCTGCCGGCGGGGGTGGCGGTGACAACGATCAGCCCGCTCCTT
Proteins encoded:
- a CDS encoding IMPACT family protein; its protein translation is MTEKGSRFFSFSFPVSDMHEITGKRKAVREEHPYATHHCFAWRVNPFHPEEFAQDDGEPGGTAGVPILGVIKSEELINVLIIVVRYFGGTKLGKAGLIQSYRESALRSVQHSGKKTLGLYSGFRIEYPYDQENRIREMMNRFNMKKQDELYLETVTITVRCPFEHTDDLQSMLEHHSYLGIEFERKEDRYLPVT
- a CDS encoding TolC family protein, with protein sequence MKSKKIGIKVCRSVLLFSFLLLATFSNAHADARGDTLSLTLDEAVRIALENNFGLRDVMLDREMADQQVREAWGSVYPQINATGNFTRNVVTANPFAGSGAEDLFADFGAIGWLRYNEEARLAGEEQLTFEEFLERQRQGYEQAGITPPTEEDDPFSVDNQFSMSLGITQTLFNGSAFAAIRGAEQFKKLSEDAVHRERQVVIDEVRQAYFSALLAWQQVEVLQKSVERLRKTVEDTERTVEQGLASKSERLSAEVELVNLETEMIEAENQAELANKSINLLLDLRADKPIRLDGDLTMTAMQPIGDIPLEEAVRIAKEHRPDLEQAEGFIEVNKINERINRSSYKPVVNAFANIDYVGRVPDNRTIITPDPDDPDNPFRFESETRSFFDDTYWNPNVAVGINISWSIFSGFQNRARVEQSRIDTRRSQLQYENLTSAVEIEVEQALRNLRTAERRITSQERNTEQAQVNYDFARTRLREGVGTSLEERQASMLLDQSQLSYLAAIHDYLIAVSNLELALGTSVDQL
- a CDS encoding TetR/AcrR family transcriptional regulator, whose protein sequence is MSDKKQKILDVAEKLIAAHGYRSTTTRMIAEHAGVNVAMLAYYFGSKELLLRELLDRHTAAVKELLDVISSEKAPAAETFRKFLFSYVDYSFQNPRPVIIAIREIGLLNQRPEIMRNLQKTMLEVHGMFIEVLGTAMKTGELRNIDIELSVLTFSSTIESYVVNAFMFDEAFPFLGIEQRSPDIMKERLKSHLSMLLENLMKESES
- a CDS encoding efflux RND transporter periplasmic adaptor subunit; its protein translation is MKALKYVTPLLLFSFVLSACDQNGDENNNEQQRAREVVVEVLDVDPRAFEERVRVTGTVEALEDATISAEVSGRVHTIAERGTTVERGSELVSLDDRVVRSSLEMARANFEFAEDALARQEPLLRDSIISTLEFNQARSQRDQAKSQLEQAEKQLGDSRIQAPFRGRVEERMVKSGELVNPGMPVLRLVNTDKVRINAGVPERYINDIDEGAAVTISLGTYGREELKSTIRYAGSVIVPETRTFPVEVVMENTGRLLKPEMTVNLSIVRDFWDDALVVPRTALVRDEDGLRLFVTTEDENGRKKAEARRVRTGAASGSLIVIEEGIEPGDQVIVTGQTNVSDGDLLRIQNTRTYDHYK
- a CDS encoding gamma-butyrobetaine hydroxylase-like domain-containing protein; protein product: MEKKYQIQKITVNSETRELQVGWADGHHSRYPMEGLRRACPCVYCQGGHENMGKKVDPEIFLQPSGQNRTISKISQVGNYAVQIIWSDGHQNGIYRFDALRDMCPVENGVL